GGATAAGGAAAGAACAGAGAGTTTGGAACCCGCACATTATCTACTGATCAGACGCTCCGATGGCAACGACCGAacactgccacccagagtccggtcgactccagagaggtccaaaacatcTGGAGccacgaccggacacatccggtgaaccccgaccggacgcagctagaGTCTGGTCCTCACTGCCTTGATCGCCTTCGCTTGATCGGACGCTaaaccaccatctgaccggatgctAAACAACAGAGTCCAATCACTCCatcgcagcaggttcacctcccatgaactgaccggacgtggacatcagagtccggtgtagcgtccgatcactctttttccagcaaatcttcaaagtctttcatgctgcctgttctcaatcaagtcccaacttcaataagatccaaataaacaccaattgggactgatgtgagtgacatctctcaaaccctcaaatttttcaaaaatattttgccttaggctataattctttttaagaaaataagcaataagagggcaattgaagataaacggcaaagcaacattcatgcatatgcaatgcaatacttgaaagtaaatctagttgcttgtcaagtttgatccaaggttaagcttcttcacacgctttacgacggttatcttaaccatgttagacaagccctatatgcattaccaaagattaaaaaTGTTGTATAttaaaatgcaatgcaagggacaacacaagctcaatttttagtgaagttgctaaagtcaagcacattgagctcattccgcaatcgtcaaaaagtcgcctcatctagcggtttagtgaagatatccgccaattgatcctcggtccttacaccttctaataaaatatcattctttgcaacatgatctctaagaaagtgatggcggatatctatgtgcttggtgcgagagtgttgaaccggattatttgcaagttttaccgcactttcattgtcgcacaaaagaggtactttttctagaactataccatagtctagcaaagtttgtttcatataaagtatttgtgcacaacaagcacccgtggcaatgtattccgctttggcggtggacaaagtcacactattttgtttcttggaggaccaagacacaagtgatctaccaagcaaatggcaccctccggatgtgctctttctatcaactttgcaaccggcataatccgaattggaatagccaactaattcaaatatagctcctttgggataccaaaggccaatgcttggtgtgtgcttaagatacctaaggattcttttaatggcacttaaatgagtttccttaggattagcttgaaatctagcacacatacacacactaaacatgatgtcgggcctagatgcggttaaatataacaagctaccaatcatagagcggtagagagtttgatcaaccgtgttacctccctcatctaggtcgagatatccattagttggtattggtgtcttgattggcttacattcatccatcttgaatctcttgagaagatcatttgtatatttctcttgagagatgaaaatcccttatCTCATTTGCtggacttgaaaaccaagaaagaatgtaagctctccaatcattgacatctcgaactccttcgatatcaattcaccaaactctttgcaagaatcttcatttgatgatccaaaaatgatatcatcaacatacacttgacaaatgaagatatgtctatcaagcttcttggtgaatagcgtggtgtcgaccttcccaatggtgaagcccttcttaatgaggaaatcccgaaggcactcgtaccaagctcttggggcttgcttaaggccatatagcgccttggacaacctataaacatgattaggatatctagggtcttcaaacctgggaggttgatcaacatagactagttcattaataaagccatttaaaaatgcacttttcacatccatttgatatagtttcatttcatgatgtgatgcatatgcaaggaggatacagatggcttctagtcttgcaactggtgcaaaggtctctccaaaatccaaaccttcaacttgagagaacccctttgcaactagtcttgccttgttcctcacaacaactccttgatcatcttgcttgttgcggaacacccactttgttccaatgactcttgcaccttgtggtcgctcttcaagagtccacacttcattgcgggtaaagttgtttaactcttcatgcatgccgtttatccaatccggatcttgaagagcttcttctaccttagtaggcacaaagcaagagacaaaagagtgatgtttaatgaatgaagcaagcttttaagaacgagtcattactccctttgatggactacctatgatgagatcttgtggatgagcttgtagtagaggtgaatttcttctatcaaccacttgagggggaggttgtggagcatcaacatcttgtgcttgtaccaccatttgctcatgggagacatgagtgtctttattttctactctcccatcattttcaccatcttgtggcacacttgatgaagaaggtggattgatcacttgtacatcatcttcatcatcattaggcttgatgtcttcaaccggaatattcttcatggcctccctcaatggttcatcacctacatcatcaagattctcatgtgttccttgggagccgttagattcatcaaattccacatcatatgtttcttcaaccaagctggtggcatgattaaatactctatatgctttggactttgatgagtaaccaacaagaaaaccaatatcataacgtctttgaaacttccctatgtgttgccgcttcttgtagatgtagcatttgcaaccaaacaccctaaagaaggagacgtccggcttcttcccattaagcatctcataaggtgtcttgccaagaaacttttaaaggaataggtggttggatgcatagcatgcggtgttgatagcttttgcccatagagctttgggagtgttgtactcatcaagcattgttcttgctagtgtgatcaatgtccagttctttctctcaactacactattttgttgaggagtatatgttgcggagacctcatgcttgatcccaacttcatcacaataggcttctatgtttgtgttgtcaaattctttcccattgtcgcttcttatcttcttgagcttcacttcaaactcattttgtgctctcttggcaaacttcttgaagcaagatgcaacttcggatttgtcatgaaggaagaacacccatgtgtatcttgaatagtcatcaacaatcacaagataataaagatttcctcccaaactcttgtatgttgttggtccaaataaatccatgtgaaggagttctagcacacttgtggttgacatgaaaacttttgttggatgagtatttgcaacttgcttgccgacttgacatgcactacaaagcttgtccttctcaaacttcacatccttcaaccctctcaccaaatcattcttcattatcttcttgagtgagctcatcccaacatgagcaagtcttctatgccatagccacccaagtgttgttttggtgaataggcatgtcttcaagttagcatctttggaggtgaaatccactaaatataggttgttgtatcgaaatcctttgaatatcacttgatcatcatccttcttagatacaacaacttccttctcggtgaacaagcattggaagccaagatcacacaattgtccaacggatagcaagttgaagctcaatgaagcaacatatagcacatttgagatagaatgatcatgtgatattgccactttgcccaatcctttaaccttgccctttgaattatctccaaaagtgattctttcttgtccatctactccttcatctagtgaggtgaacatacgaggatcaccgatcatatgttgtgtgcagccactatcaataacccaatgacttccaccggtcttgtagttcacctacacataagagatcaagctttaggaacccaaacttgttgagggcccttctccttctcaacaagtgactttgctacccaaattttcttaggcctattcttgttgggaggtcctaagaacatgacttttatcttcccactagaatcctttctaagcatgtaatgagcattgaaagcaaaaggtctagcatgcttgggcaagggttgtggtggtggagtttggcactcatgggcaaagtggccttcttgtccacactcaaaacatctctttggctttggcttcgacttgtgttgttgtttagcttgagccttcttctcttggtttgccaagtacccaatgccacttctatccatcttcatgatggtgttcattagtagctcactttgaagatgcttgcctcttgtgaacttgctcaatccaatcttgagatgctctttctcccatttgagcttcttgttctcttccttgagtgcatcattatttttctctttcttgagcttcttgttctcttcttttaacttctcattctcaagaatcaaatcaccatcatgatcaagagtttctagcactatggtgttggtggttttgagatcttcaagatctttctttagcttttcattgtcattcttgagcttgacatactcatcataattatcgatctcaaccacttgcttgcccttgctactagaactttgctcaatgctctcaatgatcaaatcatcacatgatgtagctatatcaatcttaacaacattgttagtagcatcatgtgtctcattggataaaaattattgagcaatgacaagattatcatgattaatcttaagagtagtatattcttcttttagcatatcatggctagtgatgagctcattatatatcctctcaagtttatcatgtttttctttaagccctttcttagaagatttgagctccttgagtttggatgatatagcatcatttgcttctctaagctcaacactagctttttcggctatatcacatttagctaaaagagaatcattcttagcttctagcttgtcattcttagctctagtctttctaatgatcctagtatatttgtttagcaatttgacaagttcatcatatgaaggtgattcaaattcatcatcatcaccatcacaatcacaatcatcattgttagcatgatcatcactactactatcatcatcatttgatacctttcgttcacccttggccataaggcataggtgtgtagaggatgatagcggtggtgttggtgaagatggtgaagagtcaatcacaatgccGGCCAcattctcattatcactatcatcatcggatgagcaacttgatgaatcaatgtccgtgagccaatcaccgacgatgtaggccttcccattcttcttcttcttgtggaagtccttcttcttgccatctttcttcttgtatggcttgttcttcttcttctcatcttcttcttcattacttgagtcatctttcttgcccttgtacttgttcttgtacttgtcttttttgggctttgtgcattggtgtgctagatgaccaagttctccacaattgtagcaatctatctccgagattggcttccttctagagctagtgaagaacttctttttcttgccatcaaacttgatgcccctcttgttaagcttctttagcatcttggcggttcttctcaccatgagagcaagacttgcatcatcaacttcatcatcacttgagctctcatactcaagccttgctttgcccttctcttagctagctttgaatgctaagtccttgtctttcttcttgttagaggatgagccatcttgtggtgtgatgtgcatgtacatctcatgagcattgatctttcccaagatttgtgtcggtgtagcggtggaaagatcaccttgatgaagcacggtcacgatatgcccatatttatcaatggggaggacactcaaaatctttcttacaacgtcggatggttgcatttgagtaagtccaagcccattgacttcctctacaagaacattgaagtgtgagtacatttcattagcactctctttaggaagcatttcaaatgaatttagcttttccatgacaagatgatagcgttcctcacgctcgctctttgttccctcatggagcgcacaaatatccgaccatagtgcatggacgtctttgtggttcctcacccggttgaacacatctttgcaaaggcctctaaagatggtgtttcaagcctttgcattccatttctcataatttacctcatcgccttgtaggtgtgtggcatcccgaggttttgggaagccttgtgaggcggctctaagtattccaacatctagagcttctaaatacacctccatgcggattttccaataagaaaaaccatccccctcaaagataggagtaggaccatccccgtgagacatctttctctagatggtTAAGTCTGAAAATGTGAGCACggggctctaataccaattgaaaggatcaagatgcccaagagggggggtgaattgggctaattctaaatttctttgcaataattaagtcctatgtttagcccaattaaccccttgtgcctagaaattgtttctattgatctaccacacaaaagtttagcaacctatgttccaatcctactctagcatggcaattctatgaatgtaaatgacaagaattgaattgctcaaagtaaagagagaaggaggaacacatcgatgttttgccgaggtatcggagagtcgtcactccccagtagtcctcattggagcacccgcacaagggtgtagctccctcttgatccatgcaaggatcaagtgctctctacgggttgattctttgacactccgtcgcggtgaatcacccacaaccgctcacagcttgagttaggtcatccacaagctctgccagatgatcaccaagctcccaatcaccaccaagccgtctaggtgatggcgatcaccaagagtaacaagcacgaactctcacttgaccatgacaagcctaatgagaagggtggatgcacactttgctactcttgctttcactaatgagggctctctttgggattctcaaatctcaatcacctcactaggaccttgctcttcttggcactctcaaaggtgtttctcagctgttggaatgagcaaaagtaccccctcacacgaatggaggaagtatttatacacccgtgttcaaaatgaaccattatgtgcctctgcggggtgaccggacgctccggtcagttctccccgacttccagtgtttaagttgtgaccggacgctggacagcgtccggtcatgattttgcctctctagaaccttactggagtcaaccggatgctggcacctagtgttcggtcactcacctctcagcgtccggtcgcgccagacgatttcaccttgatcaaatgaactaaccggactctgcgccagcgtccggtcacactggaaccagcgtctggtcatcatttgaccctccattcacttccaactctcaatcatacgtgaatgaagtttgctccaattgatctaagggctttttaggagctacgtagtgctagatttagcaagtgtgcaccacacctaacccactagactcacctaggtcaagctacccgtccataccccccttaatagtacagccaaaggaaaacaaagtcctaaactactctaagtgtctcctcaacaccaaacgacacttagaactagtccatccttaacattgtcgtccatcctttgaaaaccaaaacgatttccatcataggggcatgaccaccttgatagcccaatcgatctccattaccgtgacctaacttaattgcctctacaaaacacacgttagtcatagtaatcacgtattgtcattaatcaccaaaacccaactaggggcctagatgcttatAGAAAGACTTACGAAATAACTACTGCAACTAGTCTTAGGCTAGGAATGAAACTGAGGAGATAGCTAGTTGGGGCAGCCTTATCATATTTATAGGCCTATTACACATTTCCAACAAGCCCATACATATTTTGGCTAAACCACTTTACCCAGGGGCAAAATGGTCTAACTTGAGATTTGTGCATCCGACAGCTACGAGATCTTCACGACTTTGCTTTGCCTCGATGCAAGCTTCGCGATGACATCACGTTCCACCTCCAATTCCATCCCGAATTCCATctagttttgaggcccaaacccgaaaATCATTCACTAGTgcttttgaggcccaaaccaccaaacccctCTAGAGAAGCGTATCTGCTATGCCTCTTCCACGATCTCGACGTGTGTCACCATCTATTCTCGACTGTCCGATCACCAAGTCCTCCAGCACCTCTGCTTGACTTAGTCAACCGCCGTGTTGACTTCATCAACACAATCTACTCTTCCACATGTACACTTGCATGTTGATGTCCCCAAATGTCAGCCACCCATGGTCAGTCTTCCTACCATCTTgatccctcggtccaagcctcatgtATGTCCTTCGCCACTCGCAATTCATTGGCATGACACGCCTCTTCTTGACCTTCTCCATGTCTGTCGACCGTCTCTGTGCTTCCACACACCAACATAGTCAAGAGACATGTTTCCCACACACTCATGCTAGGGTTAGTCCCAAAATCAACCAAAGCCTGATCGTCTCATGATAATCACTCATCACGACTCAACACACATGGGCACATATCAACCATGTGTTCGCGCGCAGTTTGTGAGAAGCGACTTTTTTTAGCTTCAGCTCCTCTGAGCTCCTTGCAAGGAGCCATTTTTTAGAtgcccgtttggcagggctccttacAAGGAGCCGCAAGAAATCATAGTCGGAGTCCTGCCAAACGAGGCTTTAACCTTGTTACAGATGCTCTTGCAAAAATGATTAATATGGCTCAACAAATCAATAATCAAAGGGCTTGTGTTTGAATAtatttatattgtatttatttttgGCTGAAGTTTAATATGGTCAAGCATGAATGTATGATACACCAAGTTACTCTTTGTTGCTTTCTACAAAAACAGGGTATAACCTCCGTAAAAAATGTCTGATACACCAAGACCGTACCTCATCCGTCTTACATTCAAGAAATATCTAAGGACCTGTTTGGATCTATTACTGCTAATCTAGTATTAATAGTTAGAAGAGCTAAAATTAGCAGGTGAGAATCTGAACAGACCTGCTAACTATTATCTAGGAGGATTGCTGAAACTTAGTTTATTAGTTGGTCTAGGGGTGCTAATAGTTTATGTTTATATCTAATGTGCTATATATATCTAACTACATATTCGCAGGTCCATTTGAAAACCCCCTACTAATATAATTAACTAGCTAATTAATGAGTTAGCTAACTATCAGCATTAGTTGATTCAAACAAACCACAAATCCATGGTTTGATTGGAAGAACAAGAAATTATGGACGAGGTTTACACGTTTTGGTCCTAAGTCCTAACGACGAGGAGGTTACATCCAAATTCCGAAACAAGCGCAGTGCCAAACGCTGTTTTGTCACTTTCCATGCGTCCCTGCAATCTCCCGTGCATCCAGTGATGATCCCAATGCAAACTTCACCTCGCTTTTATCAGCTCCCCTGATTCGGCAGCTGGATTGCTGAGCTAGAAACAGTCCATTTGTCAGGCACTACCGACCAGAACGGCCTATGTGCCGTCCGCCCGCTGCGTTCTAGCTGCCGCAGACTCTGACCTCATAAAGTGACTTTAGCGTCGACCTGGTCCCGTGTTACCTGGTCAAGGCTGTAGCTGCGTGCAATTCATGCCCCTCTGCTGTATAAATAGACGCGAGATTGTCATCACTAATTAAGCCACAGCAGCAGCTAGCAGAGAGAGACTACTAGTGCCACATCTGCCATAGCAAGCAAGCTAGCTAGCTCATCGCCAGGGAAGAGGCAAATGGCTTATCGGCAAGTGCAGCTCCtagccatggtcgccgccgtcgcgTGCCTCGCGCCGCTGGCCTCCGCCACGGAGTTTATGGTCGGGGACGGCCTCGGCTGGAGGGCCAGGTTCAACGAGACCCACTGGGCCGACAACAAGACGTTCGTGGTCGGCGACAGCCTGAGTACGTACACGAGAGACGATCGACAACACCATCACCTTGCACACGCACACGCACTATACATATTTCGTTGGAATCACTTAACCCCCATTACTAATTGTCTTGCTCTCGCAGTGTTCATGTACAACAAGGAGAACCACACGGTGGCGCAGGTGGGCAAGGACGACTTCGTGGCGTGCAACCTACAGGGCAACAAGCTCCAGTTCTGGGACTCCGGCAACGACGTCGTGACGCTCGACAAGCCCGGCAAGATGTGGTTCATCTGCACCAAGCCCGGCCACTGCCTCAACGGCATGAAGCTCGTCATCGACGTCCAGGCACCCGCCTCCGGCCCGGCGGCGGAGCCACCGTCGTCGGCGCCCATCAGCTACACGGTCGGCGGCGCGGTGGCCGCCGCTGGTGCCGTGCTCGCAGCCGTGCTCGCGTTCTAGATTCCTCCTGTGTGCGCGCAGGATCAATCGTATTTACTTGACAACATCGATCGTTTTGTGTGTGCGTGGTCGTCGGATcaattttttctttcttttttatattcACGAATACTGTTGTTTATTGTTTCGACTTGTTGCTGCCGCTACTGGTGTTTCAACTAGGTTACGCTAGCAAGAGTCCAAAGCTATCTATGTATACGGATACGGGGCCTGCCGGCCTTTTTACCTGTTTCATTCAGGTGGTCTCATGAGTTTGCTGTGTCCGCTGTATCGCCAGCCTTATATAGGACCTGTTTGGGAaggctccggcggctccggctccggctactGTAGCACCACTGTGGAGGAGCCGCCGGAGCACCCAATTGCAAGCTTCTTCGGCTCCTCCTCTTTTTCCATTCATTTGTgctggagccggagccgtttttctcGCTGCTACAGGGATCTACAGTGTTGCACAGTGCAGTGGGAGCCGGAGCCGCTGGgcaaggagccctgccaaactgGTTCATAATAAGGTCATTGTAATAAAGTTTATCTCTACAGATTATTGACAACCTATTATACTACTCCTAGTCAGCTAATAGTTTACTGGAAATATCATTTTCCCTGTGTGCTAAAAAACCATCAAGGAAACAGGAAAAACATCATGGAAATTAATTATATCGGGAGCCCGACAGGCATATCCCGTAAAGAATACATCGACGGAgaaattgattttttttcctg
Above is a genomic segment from Miscanthus floridulus cultivar M001 chromosome 3, ASM1932011v1, whole genome shotgun sequence containing:
- the LOC136545255 gene encoding mavicyanin-like; amino-acid sequence: MAYRQVQLLAMVAAVACLAPLASATEFMVGDGLGWRARFNETHWADNKTFVVGDSLMFMYNKENHTVAQVGKDDFVACNLQGNKLQFWDSGNDVVTLDKPGKMWFICTKPGHCLNGMKLVIDVQAPASGPAAEPPSSAPISYTVGGAVAAAGAVLAAVLAF